In Pseudoalteromonas carrageenovora IAM 12662, the following proteins share a genomic window:
- the rarD gene encoding EamA family transporter RarD, whose translation MSMENEQRKGGIFACLAFFMWGLAPIYFKQIQHVSAFEILTHRVVWSVVFLVLVVSVLKYWDKVKRIVVQPKIMFMLLITSSILGFNWGLFIWAVNNNHMLDASLGYYINPLLNVLLGMLFLGERLRKLQGFAVFLAFAGVVLQLVSFGSFPVVAFSLATSFAIYGLLRKKLPVEVLPGILLEALILLPVALIYWWVMAPTPTSDLVVNDWHTNILLISAGIITTLPLLCFTGAAKRLQYTTLGFFQYIGPSLMFMLAVVFYNEVFDAERVITFACIWSALAIFTWDSYHQSRKRKKAAITAAEV comes from the coding sequence ATGTCGATGGAAAATGAGCAGCGTAAAGGCGGTATTTTTGCTTGTCTTGCCTTTTTTATGTGGGGCTTGGCTCCTATCTATTTCAAACAAATTCAGCATGTTTCTGCGTTTGAAATTTTAACCCACCGCGTTGTTTGGTCAGTCGTATTTTTAGTACTTGTAGTGAGTGTGCTTAAGTATTGGGATAAGGTTAAGCGTATTGTTGTTCAGCCTAAAATTATGTTTATGCTGCTCATAACGTCTTCTATATTAGGTTTTAACTGGGGCTTGTTTATTTGGGCAGTTAATAACAACCATATGCTTGATGCCAGTTTAGGTTACTACATAAACCCACTACTTAATGTGTTGCTAGGTATGCTGTTTTTAGGCGAGCGGTTACGAAAACTACAAGGGTTTGCGGTATTTTTAGCGTTTGCAGGTGTGGTACTACAGCTTGTTAGCTTTGGCTCGTTCCCTGTGGTGGCGTTTTCACTGGCTACCTCATTTGCTATTTATGGTTTATTACGCAAAAAGCTACCTGTAGAGGTACTCCCAGGTATTTTACTCGAAGCGCTTATTTTATTGCCTGTCGCGTTAATTTATTGGTGGGTCATGGCCCCAACACCGACCTCAGATTTGGTTGTAAACGATTGGCATACCAATATACTACTAATTAGTGCTGGTATTATTACCACCTTACCACTACTTTGCTTCACTGGCGCCGCTAAACGTTTGCAGTACACAACACTGGGCTTTTTCCAATACATAGGGCCAAGCTTAATGTTTATGCTAGCTGTGGTATTTTACAATGAAGTGTTTGATGCCGAGCGAGTTATTACTTTTGCGTGTATTTGGAGCGCGTTAGCGATATTTACGTGGGACTCGTATCATCAGTCGCGTAAACGTAAAAAGGCGGCAATAACAGCTGCCGAGGTGTAG
- a CDS encoding thioesterase family protein — MNKEMLIEQVGALFVNGMPFNQFLNISVESLSPEQAKISFPWQDVFIGNPAQKILHGGIISAVLDNVGGMLAAASVIDKLTDIDMPSVQQKLATLGTIDLRTDYLRPGKGESFIASATLIRSGNKVCVCRMELHNEKSVQIAFGTGTYLVG, encoded by the coding sequence ATGAATAAAGAAATGTTAATTGAACAAGTAGGCGCGTTGTTTGTAAATGGTATGCCATTTAACCAGTTTTTAAATATATCGGTGGAGTCGCTAAGCCCAGAGCAAGCTAAAATAAGCTTTCCTTGGCAGGATGTGTTTATTGGTAACCCTGCTCAAAAAATTCTTCACGGCGGTATTATTTCTGCTGTGCTTGATAATGTCGGCGGAATGCTTGCAGCAGCCAGTGTAATAGATAAATTAACCGATATAGATATGCCAAGTGTGCAGCAAAAGCTTGCCACTTTAGGGACTATTGATTTACGTACCGACTATTTACGCCCAGGGAAAGGGGAGAGTTTTATTGCGAGTGCCACACTCATTCGTTCAGGTAATAAAGTTTGTGTGTGCAGAATGGAGCTACATAATGAAAAGTCAGTGCAAATAGCTTTTGGTACAGGTACGTATTTAGTGGGGTAA
- the recQ gene encoding DNA helicase RecQ, which produces MTTLTQPSSTIVRKPETVLKQVFGYSEFRDGQKAVIDAAISGKDSLVLLPTGGGKSVCYQVPALVLEGVTIVISPLISLMQDQVTQLQALGVKAAYVNNSLGREEQQLVYQQLHQGLIKLLYVAPEKVLQRDFLERLSHLNVSLFAIDEAHCVSHWGHDFRPHYFRLNELKQRFSHVPMMALTATADKATRFDIVEQLKLQHPYIHTGSFDRPNIRYTIEEKFKPMAQLLRYLKEQKNQSGIIYCTSRKRVDDIAEKLADAGLNAAAYHAGMSNEQRQFVQTGFARDDIQIVVATVAFGMGINKPNVRFVLHYDIPKSIEAYYQETGRAGRDGLAAEAIMYFDPADIGRVRRFFEDIDDEQRRRVEEQRFNAMASFAEAQTCRRQILLNYFSEYKREQCGNCDICINPPKSFDGTLVAQQALSCVYRAGQRFGLGYIVELLRGANTSRIRDNNHHELSTYGIGKDKSSEFWLSILRQLIHQGLLSQDITQGASLRLTEAARAILKSEYALQLAEPRLQAKHVYQDKLAQFNYDKKLFARLRALRKELADADDVPPYVVFNDKTLAEMAQLMPTNDSEFLKVSGVGFTKLNKYGGEFLTAIRNYLATN; this is translated from the coding sequence ATGACTACATTAACGCAACCTTCTAGCACTATTGTGCGCAAACCCGAAACTGTCCTCAAACAAGTGTTTGGCTACAGCGAATTTCGCGACGGCCAAAAAGCAGTAATTGATGCAGCTATTAGCGGTAAAGATTCTCTGGTATTGCTGCCTACGGGCGGTGGTAAATCAGTCTGCTACCAAGTTCCGGCTTTAGTACTTGAAGGCGTTACTATTGTTATATCTCCACTTATATCCCTAATGCAAGATCAGGTTACGCAACTACAAGCATTAGGTGTTAAAGCTGCCTATGTAAATAACAGCTTAGGGCGAGAAGAACAGCAGTTAGTCTATCAACAGCTCCACCAGGGATTAATTAAACTATTATATGTTGCCCCTGAAAAAGTATTGCAACGTGACTTTTTAGAGCGTTTATCGCACCTAAATGTAAGCCTCTTTGCCATAGACGAAGCGCACTGCGTATCTCATTGGGGGCACGACTTTAGGCCCCATTACTTTAGATTAAACGAGCTAAAACAACGTTTTTCTCACGTGCCTATGATGGCGCTTACTGCCACGGCCGATAAAGCCACTCGCTTTGATATAGTTGAACAATTAAAACTACAACACCCCTATATTCATACCGGCAGCTTCGACAGACCTAATATTCGTTACACAATAGAAGAAAAATTTAAGCCTATGGCGCAACTACTGCGCTATTTAAAAGAACAAAAAAATCAAAGTGGTATTATTTATTGCACTAGCCGTAAACGTGTAGACGACATTGCCGAAAAACTTGCAGATGCAGGCCTTAATGCAGCCGCTTACCATGCGGGTATGAGTAACGAGCAACGCCAATTTGTACAAACGGGATTTGCCCGTGACGACATTCAAATAGTGGTCGCGACTGTGGCATTTGGTATGGGAATAAATAAACCTAACGTGCGCTTTGTATTGCATTACGATATTCCTAAAAGCATAGAAGCTTATTATCAAGAAACCGGGCGTGCTGGTCGTGACGGCTTAGCCGCAGAAGCCATAATGTATTTTGATCCGGCTGATATTGGCCGCGTTAGGCGCTTTTTTGAAGATATAGATGATGAGCAACGCCGCCGCGTAGAAGAACAACGCTTTAACGCCATGGCAAGTTTTGCAGAGGCACAAACCTGCAGACGTCAAATCCTCCTTAATTACTTTAGTGAATACAAACGCGAACAATGCGGTAACTGCGATATTTGCATAAATCCGCCAAAAAGTTTTGATGGTACTTTAGTTGCCCAACAAGCGCTTTCGTGTGTATACAGAGCTGGGCAGCGTTTTGGTTTAGGTTATATTGTTGAGTTATTACGCGGGGCTAATACAAGCCGCATACGCGATAACAACCACCATGAACTAAGTACTTACGGCATAGGTAAAGATAAGAGCAGTGAATTTTGGCTTAGTATTTTGCGCCAACTTATTCATCAGGGCTTACTAAGCCAAGATATAACGCAAGGTGCGTCACTGCGTTTAACCGAGGCAGCACGAGCAATTTTAAAAAGTGAATACGCTTTGCAATTGGCAGAGCCTCGCTTACAAGCTAAACACGTATACCAAGACAAACTTGCCCAATTTAATTACGATAAAAAACTATTTGCCCGCTTACGTGCTCTGCGTAAAGAACTCGCTGATGCCGACGACGTACCGCCTTATGTTGTATTTAACGATAAAACGTTAGCCGAAATGGCGCAGTTAATGCCTACAAACGACAGCGAATTTTTAAAAGTGTCGGGAGTGGGCTTTACCAAACTAAACAAATATGGCGGCGAATTTTTAACTGCAATTCGCAATTACCTAGCGACCAATTAA
- a CDS encoding DUF3630 family protein, with translation MTQIEYDHAHKCIVVSPVEPPHDEDFELWSTLFLHSDEITINEYSGGADRHQLRFSYQQHTFNLNFEHYSESIWINGEGLEAEHLLAALAFYLS, from the coding sequence ATGACCCAAATAGAATACGACCACGCCCATAAATGCATTGTAGTTAGCCCTGTAGAGCCACCACACGATGAAGACTTTGAGCTGTGGAGCACTTTATTTTTACATTCAGATGAAATAACAATTAACGAATACTCTGGTGGCGCAGATCGTCATCAGCTGCGTTTTAGCTACCAACAACATACCTTTAATTTAAACTTTGAACACTATAGCGAAAGTATTTGGATTAACGGTGAAGGCCTAGAGGCCGAGCACTTATTAGCAGCCCTTGCCTTTTATTTAAGCTAA
- a CDS encoding ShlB/FhaC/HecB family hemolysin secretion/activation protein — MVNKKWIAQCCIGLSVLSFFVPSVIAQQAPDKTDTCPLTQAHLEKNKNLRREIEDKTTLVNSRSDAQIASIKLTQLNVFNTELEEENNALFRFANRAHIQTEPDVISNILLFKQGDKYNAKKLAESERLLRRQNYLYDAQISATENCNGNVDVTVVTRDLWTLLPEISFSRSGGENKSSIGFRESNLFGWGKRLSFARTTDSDRNGYLFVYDDPNIFSTRYRGRLEYADNSDGKRHLLELTYPFYAIDTPYSYGIKIFSEQREESLYRRGDEYSEFDQTTDLFSAFLGHSKALSDSWTQRLTLGYVNQEDSFEEIDTTFAPLAQNRKLSYPYVSGHWFEDSYIKVRNFDSISRTEDLNLGWNIKALLGYSDESLSNDDTRAIYSFKAKKAHFTTDRTLWRFSTELDGYWNKEQKQLENFLATSQIQYYLNTSVDQSWYIKARAQYAKNLTADKQLTLGGETGLRGYPMDYQHGDRSFLVSLEKRYYWEYDLLQLFKVGAAGFLDVGRAWFNNEDNGENDHVLKNIGIGLRLAPSRANSGTMIHIDIAAPLDSYDDVDSVQWLVSVKNTF; from the coding sequence ATGGTGAATAAGAAATGGATTGCACAATGTTGTATTGGCTTAAGTGTTTTAAGCTTTTTCGTGCCTAGCGTTATTGCTCAGCAAGCGCCTGATAAAACCGACACTTGCCCACTCACTCAAGCCCATTTAGAAAAAAATAAAAACCTGCGCCGAGAAATAGAGGACAAAACCACACTGGTTAATAGCCGAAGTGATGCGCAAATAGCCTCTATTAAACTTACCCAGCTCAATGTATTTAATACAGAGCTTGAAGAAGAAAATAACGCACTTTTTCGCTTTGCTAACCGCGCCCATATTCAAACCGAGCCAGATGTTATCAGTAATATTTTACTGTTTAAGCAAGGTGATAAATACAACGCTAAAAAGCTGGCTGAGTCAGAGCGATTATTACGCCGTCAAAATTATTTATATGATGCGCAAATAAGCGCCACAGAAAACTGCAACGGCAACGTAGATGTAACCGTAGTAACCCGCGATTTATGGACTTTATTACCTGAAATCAGCTTTAGCCGTAGCGGTGGCGAAAATAAATCGAGTATTGGCTTTCGAGAGTCTAATTTATTTGGTTGGGGGAAACGTTTATCGTTTGCACGTACAACCGACAGCGATCGCAATGGTTACTTGTTTGTGTATGACGATCCTAATATTTTTTCAACTCGCTACCGCGGCCGCTTAGAATATGCCGACAACAGCGATGGTAAACGCCACTTATTAGAGCTTACCTACCCGTTTTATGCCATAGATACACCTTATAGTTATGGTATTAAAATTTTTTCTGAGCAAAGAGAAGAATCGCTGTATCGCCGTGGTGATGAATACAGTGAGTTTGATCAAACGACAGATCTATTTAGTGCTTTTTTAGGCCATTCAAAAGCACTCAGTGATAGTTGGACGCAGCGCCTAACGCTTGGCTACGTAAACCAAGAAGACAGCTTTGAAGAGATTGACACTACCTTTGCCCCGCTTGCTCAAAACCGAAAGCTGAGTTATCCATATGTTAGCGGGCACTGGTTTGAAGACAGCTACATAAAAGTGCGTAACTTTGACAGTATTTCTCGCACTGAAGATCTTAATTTAGGCTGGAACATAAAAGCACTATTAGGCTATTCAGACGAGTCATTAAGTAACGACGACACCCGTGCCATTTACTCTTTTAAAGCTAAAAAAGCACATTTCACTACCGACAGAACACTATGGCGTTTTAGCACTGAGCTTGATGGCTATTGGAATAAAGAACAAAAACAGCTAGAAAACTTTTTAGCCACCAGCCAAATACAATACTACTTAAACACCAGTGTTGATCAGTCTTGGTATATTAAAGCTCGCGCGCAGTACGCTAAAAATTTAACCGCTGATAAACAGCTTACATTAGGCGGCGAAACAGGTTTGCGCGGCTACCCGATGGATTACCAACATGGCGATCGTAGCTTTTTAGTTAGTTTAGAAAAGCGCTATTACTGGGAGTATGATTTACTGCAACTATTTAAAGTGGGTGCGGCAGGTTTTTTAGATGTTGGCCGCGCTTGGTTTAATAATGAAGATAACGGCGAGAACGACCATGTTTTAAAAAATATCGGTATTGGGCTGCGCTTAGCGCCAAGCAGAGCAAACTCTGGCACCATGATCCATATTGATATTGCAGCGCCTCTTGATAGCTACGACGATGTTGATTCGGTGCAGTGGTTAGTTAGCGTCAAAAACACCTTTTAA
- a CDS encoding mechanosensitive ion channel domain-containing protein: protein MELFELLALMGTQYKLIVTLIAILLFPLLLKITKKLLEKAIKGKVDIHRKFRAELLLKIILAFVVLCLVLIFWGIELRGLLVLGSSLFAMLGVALFAAWSLLSNLTAFLLMFIQNDFHVGYWVRIVDGANHIEGRIVELGLMNVVLEHVDGHRVVYPNNLFVTRPVMVLKKEPKPTKAPVIKRIVGPKKT from the coding sequence TTGGAATTGTTCGAGCTTTTAGCGCTAATGGGTACGCAATATAAATTAATTGTCACCCTTATTGCCATTTTACTTTTTCCTCTTTTATTAAAAATAACTAAAAAGCTGCTCGAAAAAGCCATAAAAGGCAAAGTAGATATTCATCGTAAATTTAGAGCTGAGCTGTTATTAAAAATAATACTCGCGTTTGTAGTACTTTGCTTAGTGCTCATATTTTGGGGTATAGAGCTGCGCGGATTATTAGTTTTAGGCTCATCTTTGTTTGCTATGTTAGGGGTCGCTTTATTTGCAGCTTGGTCGTTACTAAGTAACCTTACCGCCTTTTTATTAATGTTTATTCAAAACGACTTCCATGTTGGCTACTGGGTACGTATTGTTGATGGCGCAAACCATATAGAAGGACGTATTGTTGAATTAGGCTTAATGAACGTCGTGCTTGAGCATGTAGATGGGCACAGAGTTGTATACCCAAATAACCTCTTTGTTACTCGCCCTGTAATGGTATTAAAAAAAGAGCCTAAGCCCACTAAAGCGCCGGTAATTAAGCGTATTGTAGGCCCTAAAAAGACATAG
- a CDS encoding succinylglutamate desuccinylase/aspartoacylase family protein, with product MAKVKINRAFTLLGESVGVGERKTLALEAAKLYTHSPLNIPIEVVNGVMEGPVLMVCAAIHGDELNGVEVVRQLLSKIDANQLRGTIIAVPIVNVFGFIHKSRYLPDRRDMNRSFPGSERGSLAGRMAHMFFKQVAVHCTHIIDLHTGAIHRTNLPQIRANLEDEATADMAKAFGTPAVINASLRNGSLRSEAANLGIPVITYEAGEALRFDPIAIAAGVQGVDYVMRHLKMIRGKRPKKLPDPIIAGSTSWIRAEVDGIVRAQVSLGEHVEKGQVLAYISSPLGDSELELLAPKGGIVIGQQTMPLVNEGDAVFHLAYFANDNSLVEQQLEHFIDEINDLDDELKTAELNN from the coding sequence GTGGCAAAGGTTAAAATTAACCGTGCTTTTACCTTATTAGGTGAAAGCGTAGGCGTAGGTGAGCGTAAAACCCTTGCCTTAGAGGCTGCAAAACTCTACACCCATTCACCGCTCAATATTCCTATTGAGGTGGTTAACGGTGTGATGGAAGGCCCTGTGCTTATGGTATGTGCAGCTATTCATGGTGATGAGCTAAATGGTGTAGAAGTTGTGCGTCAGCTGCTCTCTAAAATAGATGCAAACCAACTGCGCGGAACCATAATTGCTGTGCCTATTGTTAATGTGTTTGGCTTTATTCATAAATCGCGTTATTTACCCGATAGACGTGATATGAACCGCAGTTTTCCGGGCTCTGAGCGCGGATCGCTAGCTGGGCGTATGGCACATATGTTTTTTAAACAGGTGGCGGTACATTGTACTCACATTATTGATTTACATACGGGTGCCATTCATCGTACTAACTTACCGCAAATACGCGCTAATTTAGAAGATGAAGCAACAGCGGATATGGCTAAAGCATTTGGCACACCAGCGGTTATAAATGCATCCCTTCGTAATGGCTCATTAAGAAGTGAAGCCGCTAACTTAGGTATACCCGTTATTACTTACGAAGCCGGTGAAGCACTACGCTTTGATCCTATTGCCATAGCAGCAGGTGTGCAGGGGGTGGATTATGTGATGCGTCATTTAAAAATGATCCGTGGCAAACGTCCTAAAAAACTTCCCGATCCTATTATTGCAGGCTCTACAAGTTGGATACGTGCTGAAGTGGATGGCATTGTACGTGCGCAAGTATCGCTTGGTGAGCATGTAGAAAAAGGCCAAGTGCTGGCGTATATAAGTAGCCCTTTAGGTGACTCTGAGCTTGAGCTTTTAGCGCCTAAAGGCGGTATTGTAATTGGTCAGCAAACTATGCCATTAGTAAACGAAGGGGATGCGGTATTCCACCTTGCTTATTTTGCAAATGACAACAGCTTAGTAGAGCAGCAACTAGAGCACTTTATTGACGAAATAAATGATTTAGATGATGAACTAAAAACAGCTGAGCTAAATAACTAG
- the rimK gene encoding 30S ribosomal protein S6--L-glutamate ligase — protein sequence MKIGILSRNRNLYSTRRLIEAAEARGHEVKVIDALRCYMNINSEQPEIHYRGENLKEFDAIVPRIGASVTFYGCSVLRQFEMMGVYPVNESVAISRSRDKLRSLQLLSRKGVGMPVTGFASKPDDVKDLLEMVGGAPVVIKLLEGTQGIGVVLAETRKAAESVIEAFMGLKANIMVQEYIKEAGGADIRCFVLGDKVIAAMKRQAQEGEFRSNLHRGGSATLVRITPEERKTAVAAAKAMGLNVAGVDLLRSSRGPLVMEVNSSPGLEGIEVATGKDIAGMVIDFIEKNAAIKGTATRGKG from the coding sequence ATGAAAATTGGTATTTTATCTCGCAACAGAAATTTATATTCAACTCGCCGCTTAATTGAGGCGGCGGAAGCGCGTGGTCACGAAGTTAAAGTGATTGATGCACTTCGTTGTTACATGAATATAAACTCAGAGCAGCCAGAAATTCACTACCGCGGTGAAAACTTAAAAGAATTTGACGCAATCGTCCCGCGTATTGGTGCATCAGTTACATTTTATGGCTGTTCTGTATTACGTCAGTTTGAAATGATGGGTGTTTACCCTGTTAACGAATCGGTGGCTATTTCACGTTCTCGCGATAAATTACGTTCGCTACAGTTACTTTCGCGTAAAGGCGTAGGTATGCCGGTAACCGGTTTTGCAAGCAAACCCGATGACGTTAAAGACTTACTTGAAATGGTAGGCGGCGCACCAGTAGTAATTAAGTTACTTGAAGGCACACAAGGTATTGGTGTTGTACTTGCCGAAACGCGTAAAGCGGCTGAAAGTGTTATTGAAGCGTTTATGGGCTTAAAAGCCAATATTATGGTTCAAGAATATATTAAAGAAGCCGGCGGTGCCGACATTCGCTGTTTTGTATTAGGTGATAAAGTAATAGCAGCCATGAAGCGCCAAGCTCAAGAGGGGGAGTTCCGTTCAAACCTTCACCGTGGTGGTAGCGCTACACTTGTACGCATTACACCAGAGGAGCGTAAAACGGCTGTAGCTGCAGCAAAAGCAATGGGCTTAAATGTAGCGGGTGTTGATTTACTTCGCTCATCTCGTGGACCACTGGTAATGGAAGTTAACTCTTCACCAGGCCTTGAGGGTATTGAAGTAGCAACAGGTAAAGATATTGCGGGCATGGTAATCGACTTCATCGAGAAAAATGCTGCTATTAAAGGAACAGCAACTCGTGGCAAAGGTTAA
- a CDS encoding ATP-dependent zinc protease family protein: protein MTAKITVGWREWLSLPELGIEKIKAKVDTGARTSCIHAINIEEYEEDGEKWVKFIAQPLQDDEQTRITCKAKVKKIKAVTSSSGQKELRYFIETTLHAGQHSWPIEVTLTSRATMKFRMLLGRTAMENRIVVDPALSHLLDS, encoded by the coding sequence ATGACAGCAAAGATCACAGTTGGTTGGCGTGAGTGGTTAAGTTTACCCGAGCTTGGCATCGAGAAGATTAAAGCAAAAGTTGATACTGGCGCCCGCACTTCATGTATTCATGCAATTAACATTGAAGAGTACGAAGAAGACGGTGAAAAGTGGGTAAAATTTATAGCCCAGCCTTTGCAAGACGATGAGCAAACACGCATTACTTGCAAAGCAAAGGTTAAAAAAATTAAGGCCGTAACCAGCTCTAGTGGGCAAAAAGAGTTACGGTACTTTATAGAAACAACATTGCATGCAGGGCAGCACAGCTGGCCAATAGAAGTCACTTTAACGAGTAGAGCAACAATGAAGTTTAGAATGTTACTAGGGCGTACAGCCATGGAAAATCGTATAGTCGTTGATCCGGCTTTATCTCATTTATTAGATAGTTAA
- a CDS encoding zinc transporter ZntB: protein MINGLLHALVLDEQGGARPIESTSELNNWQPGQGKLWVHMDYSQSEAVQWLKSQSHLTDYELDSLIADETRPRITATTNGHMLFLRGVNLNPAQSPEDMVSIRLFISENILITTRKRRLLSVQDIIASLKANSGPCNISELVCSITQKLTSRMQSVIDSLDETLDEFEEEIDEPSKKFDNQGLSQLRRQTIALKRYLKPQKEALSSMVNNHYPWLLDDDKAKLNETTNLLIRYLEELDSSIERAQIIQQTITNQVSEQLNQRMYVMSVVAALFLPLGFLTGLLGVNVGGIPGTENPYAFSAFVIFLIVLTGGIGVYFKNKNWL, encoded by the coding sequence ATGATTAATGGTTTACTACATGCCCTTGTGCTTGATGAACAAGGCGGCGCACGCCCAATAGAAAGCACGAGTGAGTTAAATAACTGGCAACCAGGCCAAGGTAAACTTTGGGTTCATATGGACTATAGCCAAAGCGAAGCTGTACAGTGGCTAAAATCACAATCTCATTTAACCGATTACGAACTCGATTCTTTAATTGCAGATGAAACTCGCCCACGAATTACTGCTACAACAAATGGCCATATGCTATTTTTACGCGGTGTAAATTTAAACCCTGCGCAAAGCCCAGAGGACATGGTTTCAATTCGCTTATTCATTAGCGAAAATATCCTAATTACCACACGCAAACGTCGTTTGCTGTCTGTACAAGATATTATTGCCTCATTAAAAGCAAATAGCGGCCCTTGTAATATTTCAGAACTTGTATGCTCTATAACGCAAAAATTAACATCGCGCATGCAAAGCGTTATTGATTCACTCGATGAAACACTAGACGAGTTTGAAGAAGAAATTGACGAGCCAAGCAAAAAGTTTGATAACCAAGGTTTATCGCAATTACGCCGTCAAACTATTGCTCTAAAGCGTTATTTAAAACCGCAAAAAGAAGCACTTAGCTCAATGGTAAATAACCACTACCCGTGGCTATTAGATGACGATAAAGCAAAGCTAAACGAAACCACTAACTTACTTATTCGCTATTTAGAAGAGCTAGACAGTTCAATAGAACGTGCACAAATCATTCAACAAACCATTACCAACCAAGTGTCTGAACAATTAAATCAGCGCATGTATGTAATGTCGGTTGTGGCTGCATTATTTTTACCACTAGGCTTTTTAACTGGCCTGTTAGGTGTAAATGTAGGCGGTATACCAGGTACCGAAAACCCCTATGCATTTAGTGCATTTGTTATATTTTTGATTGTGCTTACAGGTGGTATTGGCGTTTACTTTAAAAATAAAAATTGGTTATAA
- a CDS encoding polysaccharide lyase family 7 protein — protein sequence MVKFKKLLICSAVAASTSFAHAATIENSGFEDGWSNWNETEPAALSSDAYQGSKSLKIQGSPARVYQTVDVEPNTEYTLSAYVLGNGQIGINDLDGLFKNTKFDTSSWTKVTKTFTTASKSALQVFAKHNNSSDDVRFDSFSLVQGSTDNGGGTDTGGGTDNGSGTGIASNITDGSIFDLEGDNPNPLVNSETLEFVPLEARHITPNGNGWRHEYKVKESARVAMTETYEVFEATVKVEMSDGGKTIISQHHASDTGTISKVYVSDTDESGFDDSVAGNGVFDVYVRLRNTSGNEEKFALGTITSGGSFTLRVENNYGDVDVSALGRSFGIPVEDDSESYFKFGNYLQSQDPNTLDECGESGNSDSFKECFEDLGITESKVTMTNVSYTRQTN from the coding sequence ATGGTTAAATTTAAAAAGTTACTTATTTGCTCTGCAGTTGCTGCAAGCACTTCTTTTGCGCACGCTGCAACGATTGAAAATTCAGGTTTTGAAGATGGCTGGAGTAATTGGAATGAAACAGAGCCTGCTGCGCTATCTTCAGATGCATACCAAGGTTCAAAGTCTTTAAAAATTCAAGGTAGCCCGGCCCGTGTTTATCAAACTGTGGATGTTGAGCCAAATACAGAGTACACATTGAGTGCGTATGTGCTGGGTAATGGTCAAATTGGTATCAATGATTTAGATGGCTTATTTAAAAATACTAAATTTGATACGTCTTCTTGGACCAAAGTAACTAAAACTTTTACTACAGCAAGTAAAAGTGCGCTTCAAGTATTTGCTAAGCATAATAATAGTTCTGATGATGTTCGATTTGATTCATTTTCTTTAGTGCAAGGTAGTACTGATAACGGTGGTGGCACTGACACTGGTGGCGGGACGGATAATGGCAGCGGTACCGGTATAGCAAGTAATATTACTGATGGCAGTATTTTTGATCTCGAAGGGGATAACCCTAACCCATTAGTAAATAGTGAAACTCTAGAGTTTGTTCCTTTGGAGGCTCGCCATATTACTCCAAATGGAAATGGCTGGCGTCATGAATATAAAGTTAAAGAAAGTGCACGCGTTGCAATGACTGAGACCTATGAAGTTTTTGAAGCCACTGTCAAAGTTGAAATGTCTGATGGCGGAAAAACAATTATTTCGCAGCATCATGCTAGCGATACTGGAACAATCTCTAAAGTGTATGTTTCAGATACCGATGAATCTGGGTTTGATGACAGCGTAGCTGGAAATGGCGTTTTTGACGTTTATGTTCGTCTGCGTAACACCAGCGGTAATGAAGAAAAATTTGCCCTTGGTACTATCACTAGTGGTGGCTCGTTTACTCTTCGTGTTGAAAATAACTATGGCGATGTTGATGTTAGCGCACTAGGTCGCTCATTTGGTATACCTGTAGAAGATGACTCAGAATCATACTTTAAATTTGGTAATTACCTGCAATCACAAGACCCTAATACATTAGATGAGTGCGGGGAATCTGGTAATTCGGATTCTTTCAAAGAGTGCTTTGAAGATTTAGGGATTACAGAGTCTAAAGTAACAATGACGAATGTTAGTTATACCCGTCAGACAAACTAA